In Bombus huntii isolate Logan2020A chromosome 9, iyBomHunt1.1, whole genome shotgun sequence, a single window of DNA contains:
- the LOC126869707 gene encoding kynurenine/alpha-aminoadipate aminotransferase, mitochondrial-like, with amino-acid sequence MHKTREKFEMDYSLFKTDVSKRRRSATTRELTKIAYSAPKNVVSLAEGMPNEETFPFAEISVKLKDGSSFTLDDRELASALQYIPTQGYPPLLQSLREFQRRTHAPPLWESRDIVIVSGSQDGLSKTLEAILGPGDPLLVHDPFYPGVEVVVSPHKVELIPIPQDEHGVVPEILRETLRNRELSGKKMPKIMYINATGSNPTGVIIPLERRKEIYRIACEYNFLILDDDPYHFMHFNEVEPKSFLSLDTEGRVIRLDSFSKVISSGLRLGFITAAAPLIASIELHLQSSHLHAPTLSQVILYKLMKLWGYDGMMKHFTGIKRFYKQRRDIIARLAEKHLSGLVDFTIPRGGFFLWIKVRDIKDTWKMIMQRGVTEGVIMAPGAAFMKDSSKPCNAIRASFSKASYEEMNLAMERLADLIRSELRNNYSIINENPFIN; translated from the exons ATGCATAAGACGAGAGAAAAATTCGAGATGGATTATTCGTTGTTCAAGACGGATGTCTCTAAACGTAGAAGATCGGCCACTACCAGGGAATTGA CCAAAATAGCGTATTCAGCGCCGAAGAACGTGGTCTCGTTAGCGGAGGGTATGCCGAACGAAGAAACCTTCCCTTTCGCAGAGATCTCCGTCAAACTCAAAGATGGATCGTCTTTCACCCTTGACGACCGAGAATTGGCTTCGGCTTTGCAGTACATTCCTACTCAGGGCTACCCGCCGCTTCTTCAG AGCCTGAGGGAGTTCCAGAGAAGGACGCACGCACCACCCTTGTGGGAGAGCCGTGACATCGTGATCGTCTCTGGATCTCAGGACGGATTAAGCAAAACTCTCGAGGCCATACTCGGCCCCGGCGATCCTCTCCTGGTGCACGATCCTTTTTATCCGGGCGTGGAAGTTGTG GTCTCGCCGCATAAGGTGGAGCTGATCCCGATCCCTCAGGATGAGCATGGTGTGGTTCCAGAGATTCTCAGGGAAACGTTGAGGAACAGGGAGCTGTCTGGCAAGAAAATGCCAAAAATAATGTACATAAACGCCACCGGATCGAATCCCACAGGCGTTATTATCCCGTTGGAAAGGCGGAAGGAGATTTACAGGATAGCCTGCGAATACAACTTCCTGATCCTGGATGACGATCCTTATCATTTCATGCACTTCAACGAG GTGGAACCAAAATCGTTCTTATCGTTGGACACGGAAGGCAGAGTGATTAGATTGGACTCGTTCTCGAAAGTGATCAGCAGTGGTCTGAGATTGGGATTCATCACAGCAGCGGCTCCACTGATAGCGAGCATAGAACTCCACTTGCAGAGCAGTCACCTCCATGCCCCTACATTATCCCAG GTGATACTGTACAAGCTGATGAAATTATGGGGATACGACGGAATGATGAAACATTTCACGGGGATAAAGCGGTTCTATAAACAACGAAGGGATATTATCGCCAGACTCGCTGAGAAGCATTTGAGCG GTTTGGTAGATTTCACGATACCAAGGGGAGGTTTCTTCCTCTGGATCAAAGTTCGAGACATTAAGGATACATGGAAGATGATTATGCAGCGAGGAGTCACGGAGGGTGTCATAATGGCGCCTGGTGCAGCCTTCATGAAAGATTCTAGCAAACCATGCAACGCTATTAGAGCGAGTTTTTCCAAAGCTTCTTACGAGGAGATGAACTTG GCAATGGAAAGGTTAGCAGATCTAATCAGGTCCGAGCTGCGAAATAACTACTCAATTATAAATGAGAATCCGTTCATCAACTAA